The region AGAGGCATAACTATTAAGCTCCAAGCAGCGAGAATGAATTATTGCGCTAGTGATGGAGAGCAATATGTACTCAACTTAATTGATACGCCTGGTCATGTTGACTTTTCATATGAAGTGAGCAGGTCTTTGCAAGCATGTGAAGGCGCTTTACTAGTAGTTGATGCAAGTCAAGGAGTTGAGGCGCAAACCTTGGCTAATGTTTATTTAGCGTTAGAAAATGATCTTGAAATAATTCCTGTATTAAACAAAGTTGATTTACCCGGTGCAGACTCTGAACGAATTAAGCAAGAAATTGAGTCGATAATTGGCTTAGATACCTCTACTGCAATTGAATGCTCTGCAAAAACCGGAATAGGCATCCCTGAAATCTTGCAGTCTGTAGTAGATCGCATCCCACCACCTAAAGATTTGCTGAATGATCCTACAAAAGCTTTGATTTTTGATTCTTATTACGACTCTTACAGAGGAGTAATAGTCTATTTCCGTGTAATGACCGGTAGCATTTCCCGAAGAGACAAGATCCTTTTAATGGCTAGTAGAAAGAGTTATGAACTAGATGAAATAGGTATTATGTCACCTGATCAGAGAAAAGTTGAAGATCTTCATGCAGGAGAAGTCGGTTATTTATCAGCATCAATTAAAGCTGTCGCAGATGCTCGTGTTGGGGATACTATTACATTAGTTGATGACTCAGCAAGTGAGCCCTTGCCTGGATATACAGAAGCAAAGCCAATGGTATTTTGTGGATTGTTCCCAACAGATGCTGATCAATATCCAGATTTGAGAGAGGCTTTAGACAAATTGCAACTGTCAGATGCTGCTTTGAAGTATGAGCCAGAAACAAGCAGTGCAATGGGGTTTGGATTTCGGTGTGGATTTCTTGGATTGCTTCATATGGAGATAGTGCAAGAAAGATTAGAACGCGAATATGACCTTGATTTAATAGTTACTGCTCCATCAGTTATTTATCAAGTTAATATGATTGGTGGAGAGACTTTGTTGATTGACAATCCTGCGACATTACCTGATCCACAAAAGCGTGAATCAATTGAAGAACCTTATGTTCGAATTGAAATTTATGCACCTAATGAATATAACGGTACCTTAATGGGGCTATGTCAAGATCGTCGAGGTGATTTCGTTGATATGAAATTTATAACTACTGATCGAGTAACTCTTATATATGAGATTCCATTAGCAGAGGTTGTTACTGATTTCTTTGATCATATGAAGAGTAGAACTAAGGGCTATGCTTCTATGGAATATCATCTGATTGGATATCGTGAAAATGATTTGGTTCGCTTAGATGTATTAATAAATGCTGAAAGAGCAGACCCTTTAACAACTATTGTTCACCGGGAAAAAGCTTATGGGGTTGGGAGGGGATTGGTTGAAAAGTTGAAAGAACTTATTCCTAAGCAACAATTTAAGATACCTTTGCAAGCCTCGATAGGGAGTAGAATTATTGCAAGTGAAAGCATTAGTGCCTTGCGTAAAGATGTTTTAGCAAAATGTTATGGGGGGGATATTTCACGCAAGAAAAAATTACTTAAGAAGCAGGCTAAAGGTAAGAAAAGAATGAAATCAATGGGTAAAGTGGATGTCCCTCAGGAGGCTTTCATGGCAGTACTTAAATTAAATCAATAGGAAATTGATATTTATAGTAAAAATTCAATCAGAAACAACTTTTTTTACTTCTAGAGCTAATTTCTCATTGAACTTAGTAAGATGGTTGGTGAAGATTGAATGAATTTGCTTTGATCGGATTCTTGATTCCTTGAAATATTTGTCCAAATCAGACCAGCAATTATTACTATTGCAATTGTTATAGTTAACTCCCCAACAGTCAGACCTTGATCTTGCGAGTTCATGTTGATTCTATTTATTTACATATATTTAAGCGCTTGTGCATAAATTTTCTACCTTTTATTATGAATTTTATAGCTGAGTTTTTCTTTTGAAATATCTTTCTGCTTTTGGACTTCTAGAGACGAGGAAACTCTCTAGTAAAATGGCTCGCTGGGGAATTGTCTTACTAGGGCTTTACTTGATTGCTGCTTTTTTAACCCCTGTATTGGTTGGTTTAGGGTTTTTGCCTGATGGACAAATGGGCCTAGATAGCCCCATGTATTCCTCTCCATCTTGGGGACATTGGTGTGGAACTGATCGACTAGGCAGAGATGTTTGTGTGCGGACTTTGCAAGGAACGAATGTGGCACTCCAAGTTGTTCTTTTAGCAGTTGGTTTTGCTGTTCTTATTGGTGTGCCTATAGGTATTCTTAGCGCTTATATGGGTGGTTTTGTCGACAGAATAATGGTTTTGATAATGGAAACACTTTATACAGTTCCTGTTTTGTTGCTTTCAGTTGTTATTGCGTTCCTTTTGGGGAGGGGGATTCTGAATGCAGCAATTGCGTTATGCGTTGTATATATACCTCAATATTTTCGTGTTGTTAGGAATCAGACTATGCAAGTTAAAACGGAACTTTATATTGAAGCGGCAAGATCAATGGGAGCTGGCCCTCTTTGGATAATGAGAAGGTATCTTTTTAAAAATGTAATTACTTCTGTGCCTGTTCTTCTAACACTAAATGCTGCTGATGCAGTTTTAGTGTTAGGAGGACTTGGCTTTCTAGGACTTGGCTTGCCTGAAACTATTCCGGAATGGGGGAGTGATTTAAATATGGCTTTAGATGCTGTTCCAATAGGCATTTGGTGGACAGCACTATTCCCTGGAATTGCTATGTTTGGCTTAGTTCTTTCACTTTCTTTACTGGGAGAAGCTCTTGAAGATTTCATCAGTGGAAATGAACTTGTTAAAGAATAATTGTCTTACTGAAATTCAATTCTTTTAGTCTGAGCTCTAGTTAATACCGTAGTTTTATTGTTCTTGGAAGATTCTCTAGAATCTCTCCTTTTGAACCTAGCTTTGGATATTCACGCCCTTGATCCTTACACCAATTTGCTACTTCAGGGTAAGACCATTCGAACAAGGTTTTGTTATATAGGTCCGTGTTAAGCCCCTCTCCAGAGTTGGGTGATATCCCGACTTTTTCGCGCTGTCTTAATGCTTCAAAAAGGAGTGTTGCTGAAGCTACTGAGACATTTAAAGACTGCACCATCCCTCTCATAGGTATAAAAATAGATTCATCGACAAGACTTGTAGCCAACTGACTGAGCCCCCATTTTTCTGCCCCCAATACAAACGCTGTCGGGCCTTTGTAATCAAAAAGACGATAGTCTTTAGCCTGTTCATTGAGATTGGTACCATATATCTTAAACCCCTCTCCTTTAAGCGATTTTATTGCGACTTCAATATTTGGGTGTTTTACAAGTTTGACCCATTTTTGGCTGCCCTGAGCCGTACTGTTAAAAGTTGGTATTTTGCTTTGCTTGAAAACTGCATGTGCTTGTAATATCCCAATAGCATCACAAGTTCGAAGAATAGCGGAAAGGTTATGAGGCTTCTCTACTTCTTCAGCAAGGACGGTTAAATTGGACATCCTCCGATTAAGAACAGACTTGATGCGGTCAAATCGACGTGGCAAGAGAGGCATAGAAATAAAAAATAATTTAAGAAGATGTAGGTGTTGTGAATCACAAAATTCTTTTAATAGCCTATAACTACTTTTGCAATCTATGTGGAATTGTTGATTAGCTTTAAAAGCGAAGATGTTTTTGTTTCGAAGGATTTATATTTTATCAGCTTTTTAATTACTTGAGATGAGACTTTGTTGATAGCTGCTTTAAAATTAAGTTGTTAAATTGAATTTTCTTAAAGGAGTAAAAGAATTATTTCAGAACTGTTGTTAAAAAAAGGATTACTTTCCAGGCTTGCAGCCTGGGAAATTCTTCAGACTGTTGGTAGAGGAGCTTATTCTGATATCGCAATAGATCATTCATTCCGGAAATATAGTTTGAGTATTGCTGATAGAGCACTGGCGACTGAATTGGCGTGTGGTGCTATTCGTCAACGTCTTGTTTTGGATTGTTGGATTGATTGTTTAGCAAAGGTGTCAGCAGAGAAACAACCACCATTGCTAAGGTGGCTGCTTCATGTCGGCCTTTATCAGATATTTTATATGGATCGAATCCCCGTCTCGGCAGCAGTTAATACAACTGTGGAGTTGGCAAAAAAAAAGAATTTAAAGTCTCTTGCTCCTGTAGTTAATGCAATTTTAAGAGAAGCAATTAGAGCTCGTGATCTTGGTAAAGAATTACCTGGGTTAATTGAGCCGCAAGATCGTCTTTCGCTAAAACATTCAATACCAACTTGGTTGGCATACGAATTGATTGAGTGGAAAGGAGAAAAAGGGGCTGAGATTATTGCAAAGGCTTTTAATCAGGCTCCTGCAATTGATTTGAGAGTCAATTCTAAGCGTTCGAGTGTTAAGAGTTTAAGGCAGAAATTTCAAGATTCTGGGATAGAAAGCAAGCTTATAGAGACCTGTCCTTATGGATTAACTGTCACATCCGGTGCCGGAGACTTGCGTCAGTGGCCTGGTTATGAGCAAGGGGAATGGTCAGTTCAAGACAGGTCTGCACAGTGGGTAGTCCCTCTCTTAGAGCCAAGATCAGGAGAGGTGGTTCTGGATGCTTGCTCAGCTCCAGGAGGGAAAACAACTCATTTAGCAGAATTGATGAATGATATTGGTGAAATTTGGGCTGTCGATCGATCTCCAAAACGTCTGCAGAAAGTTTCTTTAAATGCAGCTCGTCTTGGACATCATTGCATAAAGTTCTTATCTGCTGATGCTACGAATCTGATAGAACTAAAGCCTTCTTGGAAGGGATATTTTAATAAGATCTTATTGGATGTTCCTTGTTCAGGGTTGGGGACATTAGCGAGGAATCCTGATGCTCGATGGAGGATGTCACCTTCTCAAATAGAAGGATTAATACAACTTCAATTCAATCTTTTGGAAGGAATCCTTCCATTACTTAAACCAGGAGGAAGGATCGTCTACTCAACTTGTACTATTCATCCGGATGAAAATTTTAGACAAATTGAGAAATTTGTTTCTATGCATCAGCCGCTAAACCTTGAGAGGCAAAAACAAATATGGCCTGGGGATGCTCAAGGCGGAGATGGTTTTTATGCAGCAATTATTGATTCGGGTTAGCCTTTAAAATAACTATGTCATTGGAGACCAGTTTTGGTGACTTAGGGGGAAGATGGCCTTTCAGGAAAATCTGACAATAATAAGTCTTTATCTATTCCTTTCATGAATTTCTTCCAAGCGAGTGCTGCATCCCCACTACTACCTTTTATTTCTTCGTTGTCATCTTTGCCAAACCAAATGCCAGTTGTGAGTTGTGGAACTGAGCCAATAAACCAAAGGTCTCGAGCCCCTTCAGAAGTTCCAGTTTTTCCTGCAACTTCTCGACCTTCCATCGAGGCAGCAAACCCTGAGCCTTCCGAAACAACTTTTTTTAACATCCAGTTCATTGTGTCAGCTACGTCGACATCTAATGCTCTAGTCCCCTTATTGTTATTAGCTCTCTGACTCCATATAACTTTATTGTCAGGTCCTCTTATCTCTTTAATAGGGGATGGCTTATGATAAACACCTCTGTTTGTAATGCCCGCATAAGCTGCAGTCATGTTAAGCACTGTCTCTTCATATGCCCCTATTGCTAAAGGGTAATAATGACCAAGTTTTCTTTCATTTCCTACACCTAGTCTATTAGCAATAGATATTACTTTCTTAAACCCTACTTTTGATAGTAGATCGACAGCTATAGTGTTCAAAGAATTTGAGAATGAATTGACTAGCGATATCTCCCCAAAGTACTTATTACCAAAGTTCTTTGGACAATACCCATACCAGCATCTTGGGGTGTCAAAAAGAATGTCTTCTGGCTTGTAGCCCTCGCTGATAGCAGCTGAATATGGGAATACTTTAAAAGTGGAGCCAGGGGACCTAAGTGCTTGAGTCGCTCTATTAAATTGATTCTTGTTATAATTTTTTCCTCCTATAAGAACTCTAATTAGTCCAGTGCTTGGTTCAATAGAGACGATTGCACCTTCCGCGTTATCTGGGCTTTGAGTTTTAGTTATTTCTCGAGCTTTTGATTGCCAATCAAGAATAATACTAGTGTAAATCTTAAGACCACCAATCTCCATTTGCTCTTTTGACAACAGATGAGGGAGCTTTTGCTCTACGTAGCTTGTGAAAAAAGGAGCTTTACTCTTTATAAATTTTGGAGCAGCAGGTTTTAGATTTAGTGGACTACTTAAAGCTGTTAATAATTCTGAATCCGAGATGAAATTTTCAAGCCTCATTTTTTTAAGGACAATATCTCTACGCTTTAGGGCTAAATTGGTGTTCACTAGAGGTGAATATAATGAGGGTGCAGGAGCTAATCCTGCTATTAGAGCGGCTTCTTCAAGGGTTAACTCGCTAGGGTCTTTTTGAAAGTACACCCACGCTGCATCTGAGATTCCATATGCACTAGACCCTAAGTAGACATTATTTAAATATTGCTCGATTATTTCTTCTTTAGTTAAATTTCTTTCTAGCTTGAATGCCAGAGCAATTTCTTTAAGTTTTCGAGTTATAGTTCTATCTTGATTGAGGAAGATTATTCTTGCCAATTGCTGTGTAATTGTGCTGCCTCCTTCAACTAATGACTTCTCATTGATATTTGCCATTAATGCTCTACTAATACTCCAAAAATCAACACCTTCATGTTTGTAGAAACGCCTATCTTCTGCTGAAATAAATGCGTCTTTGACAATTTGTGGCATTGCTCCTGAGGTCATTTTCTCACGAGTAACTGGCCCTCTCTTCTGAATTATTTCTCCTTTTGATGAAAAGAACTCAATAGTTCTAGGACGACTAAAGACATTTACTTTATTTGAAGGTGGTAGAAAAGAATCAATGGATTTACTTATGAACCCTTCAGATATTGCTGTGAGTGAACCTATGGCTAGTGTGCCTGTTGTTATGAACAGCCAATTTCGAAATTCAACATTCACTAAATATTAATTAGTGAGCTATGTCCAATAGCTAAGGCTGTGACTAACATCCCCAAGATTAAGAAAGGTTGTGCACTTGCTTGATATTTGACATCAAATTCCAAAGGATCTCTAAGCAACCAAATATCTTGAAAAGTAATCTGTGGAATGATTAATAGAATAAGAATAACTGAAGCAAGGTGTTGACCAATTAAGATCAATACACCAACCATTGCTAGTTGAAAGATATCGATCATCCCAGCACTAATGAAGCTGGCGTTCCTAATTCCAAAAACTACAGGAAGTGATTGCAGCCCTAATTTTTTGTCCCCTTCAACACTTTTAAAATCATTAATTACCGCAATCCCCAACCCTGCCAAGCTGTAGGCCAACGTTAACAGTGCTGTTGTCCAAGTTAGTTGACCAAAAAGTGCCTGGCCAGCCCACCAAGGTAGAGCTATATAACTGGCGCCAAGTGCATAATTGCCAAGCCATCCGTTTTGCTTAAGTTTTAATGGCGGAGCTGAATATATATAACTAACAAGGGATCCTCCAAGGGCTAGATATAAGACTGATGGTGATGAGTGTCCTGCCCATCTATCAAGCCCATAAGCAAAAGATAGTCCTAACAAAAGAAGCACCCAAATTTGTATTCTTACTTGTGTTAGGGATATTGCTCCAGAAGGGATAGGTCTACTTGGCTCATTAATCGCGTCTATTTCCCTGTCATAGTAGTCATTTATAGTTTGTGTGTAACCTGTAAGAAGAGGACCACTCATGACCATGCACGCCAGAGAGGCAAGGAAATTGCTTAAGTTCCAGTGATAATTGCCGCTTG is a window of Prochlorococcus marinus subsp. marinus str. CCMP1375 DNA encoding:
- the lepA gene encoding translation elongation factor 4 encodes the protein MTDIPVARLRNFCIIAHIDHGKSTLADRLLQETGTVSSRDMQEQFLDNMDLERERGITIKLQAARMNYCASDGEQYVLNLIDTPGHVDFSYEVSRSLQACEGALLVVDASQGVEAQTLANVYLALENDLEIIPVLNKVDLPGADSERIKQEIESIIGLDTSTAIECSAKTGIGIPEILQSVVDRIPPPKDLLNDPTKALIFDSYYDSYRGVIVYFRVMTGSISRRDKILLMASRKSYELDEIGIMSPDQRKVEDLHAGEVGYLSASIKAVADARVGDTITLVDDSASEPLPGYTEAKPMVFCGLFPTDADQYPDLREALDKLQLSDAALKYEPETSSAMGFGFRCGFLGLLHMEIVQERLEREYDLDLIVTAPSVIYQVNMIGGETLLIDNPATLPDPQKRESIEEPYVRIEIYAPNEYNGTLMGLCQDRRGDFVDMKFITTDRVTLIYEIPLAEVVTDFFDHMKSRTKGYASMEYHLIGYRENDLVRLDVLINAERADPLTTIVHREKAYGVGRGLVEKLKELIPKQQFKIPLQASIGSRIIASESISALRKDVLAKCYGGDISRKKKLLKKQAKGKKRMKSMGKVDVPQEAFMAVLKLNQ
- a CDS encoding ABC transporter permease, with the protein product MARWGIVLLGLYLIAAFLTPVLVGLGFLPDGQMGLDSPMYSSPSWGHWCGTDRLGRDVCVRTLQGTNVALQVVLLAVGFAVLIGVPIGILSAYMGGFVDRIMVLIMETLYTVPVLLLSVVIAFLLGRGILNAAIALCVVYIPQYFRVVRNQTMQVKTELYIEAARSMGAGPLWIMRRYLFKNVITSVPVLLTLNAADAVLVLGGLGFLGLGLPETIPEWGSDLNMALDAVPIGIWWTALFPGIAMFGLVLSLSLLGEALEDFISGNELVKE
- the trmH gene encoding tRNA (guanosine(18)-2'-O)-methyltransferase TrmH; this translates as MPLLPRRFDRIKSVLNRRMSNLTVLAEEVEKPHNLSAILRTCDAIGILQAHAVFKQSKIPTFNSTAQGSQKWVKLVKHPNIEVAIKSLKGEGFKIYGTNLNEQAKDYRLFDYKGPTAFVLGAEKWGLSQLATSLVDESIFIPMRGMVQSLNVSVASATLLFEALRQREKVGISPNSGEGLNTDLYNKTLFEWSYPEVANWCKDQGREYPKLGSKGEILENLPRTIKLRY
- a CDS encoding 16S rRNA (cytosine(967)-C(5))-methyltransferase, coding for MLKKGLLSRLAAWEILQTVGRGAYSDIAIDHSFRKYSLSIADRALATELACGAIRQRLVLDCWIDCLAKVSAEKQPPLLRWLLHVGLYQIFYMDRIPVSAAVNTTVELAKKKNLKSLAPVVNAILREAIRARDLGKELPGLIEPQDRLSLKHSIPTWLAYELIEWKGEKGAEIIAKAFNQAPAIDLRVNSKRSSVKSLRQKFQDSGIESKLIETCPYGLTVTSGAGDLRQWPGYEQGEWSVQDRSAQWVVPLLEPRSGEVVLDACSAPGGKTTHLAELMNDIGEIWAVDRSPKRLQKVSLNAARLGHHCIKFLSADATNLIELKPSWKGYFNKILLDVPCSGLGTLARNPDARWRMSPSQIEGLIQLQFNLLEGILPLLKPGGRIVYSTCTIHPDENFRQIEKFVSMHQPLNLERQKQIWPGDAQGGDGFYAAIIDSG
- a CDS encoding transglycosylase domain-containing protein; this encodes MNVEFRNWLFITTGTLAIGSLTAISEGFISKSIDSFLPPSNKVNVFSRPRTIEFFSSKGEIIQKRGPVTREKMTSGAMPQIVKDAFISAEDRRFYKHEGVDFWSISRALMANINEKSLVEGGSTITQQLARIIFLNQDRTITRKLKEIALAFKLERNLTKEEIIEQYLNNVYLGSSAYGISDAAWVYFQKDPSELTLEEAALIAGLAPAPSLYSPLVNTNLALKRRDIVLKKMRLENFISDSELLTALSSPLNLKPAAPKFIKSKAPFFTSYVEQKLPHLLSKEQMEIGGLKIYTSIILDWQSKAREITKTQSPDNAEGAIVSIEPSTGLIRVLIGGKNYNKNQFNRATQALRSPGSTFKVFPYSAAISEGYKPEDILFDTPRCWYGYCPKNFGNKYFGEISLVNSFSNSLNTIAVDLLSKVGFKKVISIANRLGVGNERKLGHYYPLAIGAYEETVLNMTAAYAGITNRGVYHKPSPIKEIRGPDNKVIWSQRANNNKGTRALDVDVADTMNWMLKKVVSEGSGFAASMEGREVAGKTGTSEGARDLWFIGSVPQLTTGIWFGKDDNEEIKGSSGDAALAWKKFMKGIDKDLLLSDFPERPSSP
- the chlG gene encoding chlorophyll synthase ChlG, with amino-acid sequence MSDTRQLLGIKGGSETTNIWKLRLQLMKPITWIPLLWGVICGAAASGNYHWNLSNFLASLACMVMSGPLLTGYTQTINDYYDREIDAINEPSRPIPSGAISLTQVRIQIWVLLLLGLSFAYGLDRWAGHSSPSVLYLALGGSLVSYIYSAPPLKLKQNGWLGNYALGASYIALPWWAGQALFGQLTWTTALLTLAYSLAGLGIAVINDFKSVEGDKKLGLQSLPVVFGIRNASFISAGMIDIFQLAMVGVLILIGQHLASVILILLIIPQITFQDIWLLRDPLEFDVKYQASAQPFLILGMLVTALAIGHSSLINI